One Cryptomeria japonica chromosome 9, Sugi_1.0, whole genome shotgun sequence genomic window carries:
- the LOC131051292 gene encoding uncharacterized protein LOC131051292 codes for MVPEYAQYVLAHPFPRLSHSDEPMSMFDDGEERPPQRAPRQRRGRAEGICGGGDGDDGGDGGGHDGDGGGGGGGDGGGGGASNSATTIGAKELPGDWDTQVVRRRRSGGQAG; via the coding sequence ATGGTGCCAGAGTATGCTCAGTATGTTCTTGCACACCCATTTCCTAGATTATCACACTCAGATGAGCCCATGTCAATGTTTGATGATGGGGAGGAGAGACCACCACAAAGAGCACCTAGGCAGAGGAGGGGTAGAGCTGAGGGGATATGTGGGGGTGGAGATGGCGATGATGGAGGTGATGGTGGTGGACATGATGGGGATGGTGGgggtggtggtggaggagatggtggtggtggtggagctagCAACTCAGCAACAACAATAGGAGCTAAGGAGCTACCCGGTGACTGGGATACACAGGTAGTGAGGAGGAGGAGGTCTGGGGGACAGGCAGGATAG